The proteins below come from a single SAR86 cluster bacterium genomic window:
- the serC gene encoding 3-phosphoserine/phosphohydroxythreonine transaminase: protein MTRKYNFGAGPATIPVEVLEEVKEELLDWRGLGLSVMEISHRSQDFIEIAKTAESDFRDLLKIPEDYAVLFLHGGATLQCPMIPMNFCPQGGTADYVYTGHWALRAIKEAQRYINVNISASSEDDSFRFFPPQDNWKISDNSSYIHITPNETIGGISLRNIEHEKIPIVADYSSGILSEELDVTKFSLIYGGAQKNIGPAGLGFAIIKKVILHKAQENTPTMLNYTKMYEGESMYNTPPTFAWYVAGKVFKWLKSIGGIGEIGKINRRKAKKLYSFIDDSEFYSNNILESSRSIMNIPFQLKNDDMNMTFLQESSEAGLLALKGHRSVGGMRASIYNAMPEEGVDKLINFMESFEKRNQNLTNG from the coding sequence ATGACAAGGAAGTATAATTTTGGAGCTGGGCCTGCAACAATTCCTGTAGAAGTTTTAGAAGAGGTTAAAGAAGAGCTATTAGATTGGAGAGGCTTGGGCCTTTCAGTAATGGAGATTAGTCATAGAAGTCAAGACTTCATTGAAATAGCTAAAACAGCTGAGTCAGATTTCAGAGATCTACTAAAGATTCCTGAAGATTATGCAGTCTTATTTCTTCATGGAGGAGCTACTCTCCAATGCCCAATGATACCAATGAATTTTTGTCCTCAAGGCGGAACCGCAGATTATGTATATACTGGCCATTGGGCTTTAAGGGCAATTAAAGAAGCTCAAAGATATATCAATGTCAATATTTCAGCATCAAGTGAAGATGATAGTTTTAGATTTTTTCCTCCTCAAGATAATTGGAAGATATCAGATAATTCAAGTTATATTCATATAACACCTAATGAGACTATAGGCGGTATATCTCTAAGAAATATTGAACATGAAAAAATACCAATAGTTGCAGATTATTCTTCAGGAATCCTCTCTGAGGAGTTAGACGTAACTAAATTTTCATTAATTTATGGAGGTGCCCAAAAAAATATTGGTCCCGCAGGTCTTGGTTTTGCGATAATAAAAAAAGTGATACTACATAAAGCACAAGAAAATACTCCCACAATGTTAAATTACACTAAGATGTATGAAGGAGAATCTATGTATAACACCCCTCCAACTTTTGCATGGTATGTTGCCGGCAAAGTATTTAAATGGTTAAAATCTATCGGTGGAATAGGTGAGATTGGAAAGATTAATCGAAGAAAAGCTAAGAAACTTTATTCTTTTATAGATGATTCTGAATTTTATTCAAATAATATCCTTGAATCCAGTCGTTCGATTATGAATATACCTTTTCAATTAAAAAATGATGATATGAATATGACATTTTTACAAGAATCTTCAGAAGCAGGATTACTTGCTCTAAAGGGTCATAGGTCAGTTGGTGGGATGAGAGCTAGCATCTATAATGCAATGCCAGAGGAAGGAGTAGATAAACTAATAAACTTCATGGAGTCTTTTGAAAAAAGGAATCAAAATTTAACTAATGGCTGA
- the gyrA gene encoding DNA gyrase subunit A, translated as MEEMAAKEIVPINIEKELKQSYLDYAMSVIVGRALPDARDGLKPVHRRSLYAMHSLGNEWNRGYKKSARIVGDVIGKYHPHGDSAVYETIVRMAQDFSLRYPLVDGQGNFGSMDGDSAAAMRYTEIRMSRIAHDLLIDLDKETVDFYDNYDNTETIPEVLPSRIPNLLANGSSGIAVGMATNMPPHNLNEVIDACLAQIDDPEIIVEDLIKLMPGPDFPTGGIINGRSGIVDAYKTGKGKVKIRAKTEIEDEETNNPSIIITEMPYQVNKARLIEKMAELVRDKKLEGIRELRDESDKDGVRVVIELKSGQVPDVVLNNLYSQTQMQTVFGINNVALVDGEPRLLCLKDLLDVFIKHRKEVVSRRTIFDLKKAKDRGHILEGLTVALANIDLVISLIKKSKDGAEAKSKLLSKKWKPGGISKLLKKAGPDACKPDNLPKDVGLTGTNYQLSENQAQAILDMRLQRLTGLEQDKLIEEYEQIIDHISSLLEILSDTKKLVIVVKEELLEVQERYSDTRRSEIQDSIADFSTADLITPEDRVVTLSHEGYAKTQPLDEYRAQRRGGTGKTAASVKEEDFVEQMLVANTHTTLLCFSNLGQVYWLKVYEIPSASRAAKGRPLVNLIQLREGERITSMVTVETYDEENFIFMATKMGTVKKTSLVEFSNQRKGGKRAITLSEGDELVGTAVTDGNMHVMLVSNAGKAAHFSETEVRSMGRTAQGVRGINLGKSHFVISLIIPDEEASILTVSENGYGKRSDSKDFRRTRRGAKGVIAMQTSERNGQLIGAAQVKNDDEVMLITNKGMLVRTKVSEINVIGRNTQGVTVIRLKQGEELISLASIDEVFISDEVVDEGKQDDKEV; from the coding sequence ATGGAAGAGATGGCCGCAAAAGAGATAGTTCCTATTAACATTGAAAAGGAGTTAAAACAGTCCTATTTAGATTACGCAATGAGCGTCATTGTAGGAAGAGCGCTACCGGATGCTCGAGATGGATTGAAGCCGGTACATAGAAGAAGTTTGTATGCCATGCATTCTCTTGGAAATGAATGGAATAGGGGGTATAAAAAATCTGCACGGATAGTCGGAGATGTCATAGGTAAGTATCATCCACATGGTGATAGTGCCGTCTATGAAACTATTGTAAGAATGGCACAAGATTTCTCATTACGTTATCCGTTGGTTGACGGGCAAGGAAATTTTGGTTCTATGGATGGGGATTCTGCAGCTGCAATGAGATATACAGAGATACGTATGTCAAGGATAGCTCATGATTTACTAATAGATTTAGATAAAGAGACAGTAGATTTTTATGATAATTACGATAATACAGAGACAATTCCTGAAGTATTGCCGTCAAGGATACCTAATTTATTAGCAAATGGCTCTTCAGGGATTGCAGTTGGGATGGCAACAAATATGCCTCCGCATAATCTTAATGAAGTAATAGATGCTTGTTTAGCTCAAATAGACGATCCAGAGATCATTGTTGAAGATCTAATCAAATTAATGCCAGGTCCAGATTTCCCTACAGGAGGGATTATAAATGGAAGGTCCGGAATTGTTGATGCATATAAAACTGGAAAAGGCAAAGTTAAGATTCGTGCTAAGACAGAGATAGAAGACGAGGAAACCAATAACCCATCCATAATAATTACTGAAATGCCTTATCAGGTCAATAAAGCAAGACTTATTGAAAAAATGGCAGAATTAGTAAGAGATAAAAAGCTTGAAGGCATAAGAGAGTTAAGGGATGAGTCTGATAAGGATGGGGTTAGAGTGGTTATAGAGCTTAAAAGCGGACAAGTCCCAGATGTGGTCTTGAATAATTTATATTCTCAAACTCAAATGCAGACAGTTTTTGGAATAAATAATGTTGCTTTAGTAGATGGAGAGCCAAGATTATTATGCTTGAAAGATCTATTGGATGTATTTATTAAACACAGAAAAGAAGTTGTTTCTAGGCGTACAATTTTTGATCTTAAAAAGGCTAAAGACAGAGGTCATATTCTAGAAGGATTGACAGTTGCATTAGCAAATATTGATTTGGTTATTAGTCTTATTAAAAAATCTAAAGATGGGGCGGAAGCTAAATCAAAATTGTTATCAAAGAAATGGAAGCCTGGAGGAATCTCAAAATTATTAAAAAAGGCAGGACCAGATGCCTGTAAACCAGATAACTTACCAAAAGATGTTGGGCTAACAGGTACAAATTATCAGCTCTCAGAAAACCAAGCGCAAGCTATTCTGGACATGAGGTTGCAAAGACTTACTGGTTTAGAACAAGATAAGTTGATTGAGGAGTATGAACAAATAATTGACCATATCTCTTCTCTTTTAGAGATCCTCTCTGACACAAAAAAATTAGTAATTGTTGTAAAAGAAGAATTATTAGAAGTACAAGAAAGATATTCAGATACTAGAAGAAGTGAAATTCAAGATTCTATTGCTGATTTTTCTACTGCGGACCTAATTACACCGGAAGATAGAGTTGTTACTCTATCTCATGAAGGTTACGCTAAGACCCAACCTCTTGATGAATACCGAGCTCAAAGAAGAGGAGGTACAGGTAAGACAGCAGCTTCAGTAAAAGAAGAAGATTTTGTAGAGCAAATGTTAGTTGCAAATACTCATACAACGTTACTTTGTTTTTCAAATCTAGGGCAAGTGTATTGGTTAAAAGTATATGAAATTCCTTCAGCGAGTAGAGCAGCTAAAGGAAGACCTCTGGTTAATCTAATTCAATTAAGGGAAGGAGAAAGGATTACTAGTATGGTTACAGTTGAGACTTATGATGAAGAAAATTTCATTTTTATGGCTACTAAGATGGGAACAGTGAAAAAAACTTCTCTTGTAGAATTTTCAAATCAAAGAAAAGGAGGTAAAAGAGCTATTACTCTATCAGAAGGAGATGAGCTTGTAGGTACAGCCGTAACAGATGGAAATATGCATGTGATGCTTGTATCAAATGCAGGTAAAGCTGCTCATTTTTCTGAGACCGAAGTTCGCTCTATGGGAAGAACTGCTCAAGGAGTTAGAGGAATAAATCTAGGAAAAAGCCATTTTGTCATTTCTTTAATTATTCCAGATGAAGAGGCTTCTATTCTTACAGTAAGTGAAAATGGTTATGGAAAGAGGTCTGATTCAAAAGATTTTAGAAGAACAAGAAGAGGTGCGAAAGGGGTTATTGCCATGCAAACTTCCGAGAGAAATGGTCAGTTAATAGGAGCCGCTCAAGTAAAGAATGATGACGAAGTTATGTTAATAACAAATAAAGGAATGTTGGTAAGAACAAAGGTTTCTGAAATAAATGTTATTGGTAGAAATACTCAAGGAGTAACAGTTATTAGATTGAAACAGGGAGAGGAGCTTATTAGTTTAGCCTCCATAGACGAAGTTTTTATATCTGACGAAGTAGTAGATGAAGGAAAGCAAGATGACAAGGAAGTATAA
- a CDS encoding NAD(P)(+) transhydrogenase (Re/Si-specific) subunit beta encodes MDILQSSGSGIISLAYIGASILFIFGLKMLGSPATARRGNLLSALGMLLAVVITLLNKDIVSWQFITLAAILGAIIGSATAILVKMTSMPEMVAVFNGFGGLASLLVGSGEYLSGDLHNSATLFAIYLTLLIGGVTFTGSLVAYGKLSEIISGSPLLYRGQQIVNGILLLILLGVGIELIWLQDTYSYEISHLILALTLLAFILGILLVIPIGGADMPVVIALLNSYSGLAACAAGFVIQNNVLIVAGALVGASGLILTNIMCKAMNRSLANVLFSGFGSGDSSSSSSAEDQGEVNPISSQDAYLILEAATSVLIVPGYGMAVAQAQHTVRELGELLEDNGAEVKYGIHPVAGRMPGHMNVLLAEANVSYDALVEPDDVNPVMETVDICLVIGANDVVNPDAKDNEGSPIYGMPIIEVDRAKTVFVLKRSMASGFAGIQNPLFFKSNTRMLFGDAKESISEVVSEFKS; translated from the coding sequence ATGGATATTTTGCAAAGTTCTGGATCAGGAATTATTTCTTTAGCGTATATAGGGGCATCCATCTTATTTATATTTGGATTAAAGATGCTTGGTTCACCTGCAACCGCTAGAAGAGGAAATCTTCTATCAGCTTTAGGGATGCTTTTAGCTGTAGTTATAACTTTATTAAACAAAGATATAGTTAGTTGGCAGTTTATAACTTTAGCAGCAATTTTAGGCGCAATTATAGGTTCGGCGACTGCAATCTTAGTAAAAATGACTTCAATGCCAGAAATGGTTGCTGTTTTTAATGGTTTTGGAGGTCTTGCTAGCTTACTAGTTGGATCAGGCGAATATCTTAGTGGAGATTTACATAATTCAGCTACCTTATTTGCAATATATTTAACTTTATTGATAGGTGGAGTTACTTTTACCGGAAGTTTAGTGGCTTATGGAAAACTTTCGGAGATTATCTCTGGTAGTCCTTTACTTTATAGGGGGCAGCAGATTGTTAATGGCATATTACTTTTAATTCTTTTGGGTGTAGGTATAGAATTAATCTGGTTACAGGACACTTATAGTTATGAAATTTCACACCTAATTTTAGCTTTAACGCTTTTAGCATTTATTTTAGGGATTTTATTGGTTATTCCAATAGGCGGTGCTGATATGCCTGTTGTGATAGCTCTTCTTAATAGCTATTCTGGATTAGCTGCCTGTGCTGCTGGCTTTGTTATTCAAAATAATGTTTTGATTGTAGCTGGAGCCCTAGTTGGTGCCAGCGGGTTAATTTTGACAAACATAATGTGTAAGGCAATGAATAGATCTTTAGCTAATGTTCTTTTCAGCGGTTTTGGATCCGGAGATAGTTCATCCTCTTCTTCGGCAGAAGATCAAGGAGAAGTGAATCCTATTTCAAGTCAAGATGCTTATTTGATATTGGAGGCAGCCACTTCTGTTTTAATAGTTCCAGGTTATGGGATGGCCGTTGCTCAGGCCCAACATACAGTGAGGGAATTAGGCGAACTTCTAGAAGATAACGGTGCAGAAGTTAAGTATGGAATTCATCCAGTAGCTGGCAGGATGCCTGGCCACATGAATGTCTTACTTGCAGAAGCTAATGTTTCATATGATGCTTTGGTAGAACCAGATGATGTGAATCCTGTTATGGAAACAGTAGATATTTGTCTAGTTATTGGAGCAAATGATGTTGTGAATCCTGATGCTAAGGATAATGAAGGAAGTCCAATTTATGGAATGCCTATAATAGAGGTAGATAGAGCAAAAACAGTTTTTGTCTTAAAAAGATCAATGGCTTCAGGGTTTGCAGGGATACAAAATCCTTTATTCTTTAAATCAAATACAAGAATGCTCTTCGGAGATGCAAAGGAAAGTATTTCTGAGGTAGTTTCAGAGTTTAAATCTTAA
- a CDS encoding prephenate dehydrogenase/arogenate dehydrogenase family protein: protein MKLEKAFDNILVVGLGLVGGSILKSLKYYSFGGDVYGLDSDHKIITKAHKLGLIKNQDTKITHELKKTLVIFSIPTLSINKAIKELKRYSNLIDPLFTDTCSVKSSVLESLKKENPELLSNFVLSHPIAGSEKNGLASSLPNLFEKKLTIICPHKDNRDSDLKKVECFWNELKSLTKRVPSDYHDDIFAKTSHLPHVISFTLMDALFKNLGVKTFLYSGGSLEDYTRIASSDPLMWKDIMMANEKHIIESIEMFKDSLERLLFLIKDKDDKELLSFFSSVKKSRDSLL from the coding sequence ATGAAGCTAGAGAAAGCCTTTGATAATATCTTAGTAGTTGGATTAGGTTTAGTTGGGGGATCTATTCTTAAATCTTTAAAATATTATTCTTTTGGAGGAGATGTTTACGGTCTGGATAGTGATCATAAGATTATTACTAAAGCCCACAAACTTGGATTAATTAAGAATCAAGATACAAAAATTACTCACGAACTGAAAAAAACCTTAGTAATCTTTTCTATACCTACATTGTCAATTAATAAAGCAATTAAGGAGTTAAAAAGGTATTCAAACTTAATCGATCCATTATTTACCGACACATGTAGTGTAAAATCTTCAGTCTTAGAAAGTCTAAAAAAAGAGAATCCAGAACTATTAAGCAATTTTGTTCTTTCTCATCCTATAGCAGGATCTGAAAAAAATGGTTTAGCTTCATCCTTACCTAATTTATTTGAAAAGAAGCTGACTATAATTTGTCCCCATAAAGATAATAGAGACTCAGATCTTAAGAAAGTTGAGTGCTTTTGGAATGAATTAAAATCTTTAACTAAAAGAGTGCCATCAGATTATCATGATGATATTTTTGCAAAGACAAGTCATTTACCTCATGTCATTTCTTTTACATTAATGGATGCACTCTTCAAAAATTTAGGTGTGAAAACTTTTTTATATTCAGGAGGAAGTTTAGAGGATTATACGAGGATAGCGTCAAGTGATCCTTTGATGTGGAAAGATATCATGATGGCAAATGAAAAGCACATTATAGAGTCAATCGAAATGTTTAAAGATAGTTTGGAAAGGCTTTTATTTCTAATCAAGGATAAAGATGATAAAGAACTTTTAAGCTTCTTTTCATCTGTTAAAAAATCTAGAGATAGTCTTCTTTAA
- a CDS encoding NAD(P) transhydrogenase subunit alpha produces the protein MESTVLLLFVLVLSIFLGIELISKVPSTLHTPLMSGANAISGITLVGALLSSGSVSFDQPITITVILGTAAVFFATINVVGGYLVTNRMLSMFKKK, from the coding sequence ATGGAATCTACAGTTCTCCTATTATTTGTTTTAGTTCTGTCAATATTTTTAGGAATAGAGCTTATTTCTAAGGTTCCGTCTACTTTGCACACACCTCTTATGTCAGGAGCGAATGCTATATCAGGCATTACTTTAGTTGGAGCTTTACTCTCCTCAGGCTCGGTAAGTTTTGATCAACCTATAACCATTACTGTGATACTTGGGACTGCCGCAGTCTTTTTTGCAACAATTAATGTGGTTGGTGGTTATCTGGTTACGAATAGGATGCTATCAATGTTCAAGAAAAAATAA
- the pheA gene encoding prephenate dehydratase produces MAEEKDLKSIRESIDEIDEEILILINRRASLAKKAGDFKSTKEKYKPDRESLILNRLIENNLGPLSNDQIISVFKELISSCRATEDDLEIAFLGPEGTYSDSALKNQFGSSVNTSPSDTIEDVFIKVQDSSSDYGIVPIENSTEGTVNITLDCLASSNILICGEIKMEIHHNLIGYNKSLPQEGYEIHAHQQTFAQCKLWLDSHCPNVLRVPVSSNAKAAISAAESETIYAIAGELASNKYGLELIQKNIEDYSGNTTRFISLGLHEVGSTGRDKTSLMIKTKNETGALFKVLNPIYKNKLNLTHITYRPSKINNWQYIFFLDLEGHKDDDEFKSLFKDLKNLDIEVRVLGSYPRALG; encoded by the coding sequence ATGGCTGAGGAAAAAGATCTTAAATCTATCAGAGAATCGATTGATGAGATAGATGAAGAAATTTTAATTCTAATTAACAGAAGAGCGTCTTTAGCTAAGAAAGCGGGTGACTTTAAATCAACAAAAGAAAAATACAAGCCTGATAGAGAATCTTTAATTTTAAATAGATTAATTGAGAATAATTTAGGCCCCCTTTCCAATGATCAGATCATAAGTGTATTTAAGGAGCTAATATCTAGCTGTAGAGCAACTGAAGATGATTTAGAGATTGCATTTTTAGGCCCCGAAGGAACCTACTCAGACTCTGCTCTTAAAAACCAATTTGGTTCTTCTGTAAATACAAGTCCCTCAGATACCATAGAAGATGTTTTTATAAAGGTTCAAGATTCATCAAGCGATTATGGAATAGTCCCTATTGAGAATTCTACAGAAGGCACTGTAAATATAACTTTAGATTGTTTAGCTTCAAGTAATATACTTATTTGTGGTGAGATTAAGATGGAAATTCATCATAATCTAATTGGGTATAATAAATCCTTACCTCAAGAAGGTTATGAAATACATGCTCATCAACAAACTTTTGCTCAGTGTAAATTATGGCTAGACTCGCATTGCCCAAATGTACTGAGAGTACCGGTATCTAGTAATGCTAAAGCAGCAATTTCAGCAGCTGAATCTGAGACTATTTATGCAATAGCCGGAGAATTAGCATCTAATAAATATGGGTTAGAGCTTATACAAAAAAATATAGAAGATTACTCAGGCAATACAACAAGATTTATTTCTCTGGGTCTTCATGAAGTTGGATCTACTGGCAGAGACAAGACTTCTTTGATGATAAAAACTAAAAATGAGACAGGAGCTTTATTCAAAGTTTTAAATCCTATATATAAAAATAAATTAAATTTAACTCACATAACCTATAGGCCTTCAAAAATTAATAATTGGCAGTATATCTTTTTCTTAGATCTCGAAGGGCACAAAGATGATGATGAATTTAAATCTTTATTTAAAGATCTAAAAAATTTGGATATTGAAGTAAGAGTTTTAGGTTCTTATCCCAGAGCGCTAGGATGA
- the hisC gene encoding histidinol-phosphate transaminase, producing the protein MTVNFKKLLNQGIKDLKPYVPGKPIQDLEREFGITNVIKLASNENPLGPSPLALEAINHILKGLNRYPDGNALELKKSISIEYGVNENQITIGNGSNDIIEFVVRSFLSSNDSAVFSKHAFAVYPLAVQISGAEGIEVTAKNWGHDLLEMNKAIKENTKIVFIANPNNPTGTFLSHTEIVNFLKRVRKDVLVFLDQAYFDYSSFEEKDVNFGLVEKFPNLIISRSFSKAYGLAGFRVGYSVSSPEIADYLNRVRQPFNANSLGLAAAKAAISDKDHMQKSLKMNLEQKIQLYKGLEGLGYQYIPTLANFICFDCKHDANERFMDLLKEGVIVRAMGVYKMPNHLRVTIGLPEENSFFLKKLNKITDPL; encoded by the coding sequence ATGACTGTTAATTTTAAAAAATTATTAAATCAAGGGATTAAAGATTTGAAACCTTATGTTCCGGGTAAGCCTATTCAAGATCTGGAAAGGGAATTTGGCATAACAAACGTTATTAAGCTTGCAAGTAATGAAAATCCTTTAGGTCCAAGTCCTTTAGCCTTAGAGGCTATAAATCATATCTTAAAAGGGTTAAATAGATATCCAGATGGGAATGCTCTGGAATTGAAGAAATCTATAAGTATTGAGTATGGAGTAAATGAAAACCAAATTACAATTGGAAATGGTTCTAATGACATCATTGAATTTGTTGTTAGAAGTTTTCTTTCTTCTAATGATAGTGCTGTTTTTTCAAAGCATGCTTTTGCAGTTTACCCTCTAGCAGTTCAGATTTCAGGAGCTGAGGGGATTGAAGTAACTGCAAAAAATTGGGGACATGATTTATTGGAAATGAACAAGGCTATAAAAGAAAATACTAAAATAGTTTTTATCGCTAACCCTAATAATCCGACAGGTACATTCCTATCCCATACTGAGATAGTTAATTTCTTAAAAAGAGTGAGAAAAGATGTGTTGGTATTTTTAGATCAAGCTTATTTTGATTACTCCTCGTTTGAAGAAAAAGATGTTAATTTTGGTCTGGTTGAAAAATTCCCAAATCTTATCATAAGTAGAAGTTTTTCTAAGGCTTACGGATTAGCTGGTTTTAGAGTTGGTTATTCTGTATCTTCACCAGAGATTGCTGACTACTTGAATAGAGTTAGGCAGCCTTTTAATGCAAATTCTTTAGGATTAGCTGCAGCAAAGGCAGCAATTTCTGATAAGGACCACATGCAAAAATCACTAAAAATGAACTTAGAACAAAAAATCCAATTATATAAAGGTCTTGAAGGTCTCGGGTATCAATATATTCCAACCCTGGCCAACTTTATTTGTTTTGATTGCAAGCATGATGCCAATGAAAGGTTTATGGATCTTCTTAAAGAAGGTGTGATAGTTAGGGCAATGGGAGTCTATAAAATGCCAAATCACTTAAGAGTTACTATTGGTCTTCCAGAAGAAAACTCCTTCTTTCTCAAAAAATTAAATAAGATTACAGACCCACTATGA
- the aroA gene encoding 3-phosphoshikimate 1-carboxyvinyltransferase, which translates to MQFKINKGKGLTGDVTLPGDKSISHRSIMCAALAEGKTIINGFLMAEDCLNTIDAFTNMGVKIEKFEDKVIVHGVGLYGLKKPVSELYLGNSGTSMRLMSGLLSGQNFSATLTGDKSLSIRPMRRVVDPLTLMGANILTGEEGTPPLSINPSKKLKGILYDLPIASAQVKSSIMFAALYSDTPVTIVEKTQTRNHTELMFKKFGIEVNSHTSGDVNQITVFPPKSYRGVEINIPSDFSSAAFLILAALITPNSNLTLKNIGLNPTRTALIDALLEMGANITQSNKRKEYEPSGDITVKTSKLKSIKLNPKIIPNLIDELPVLFIAASLADGFSIFNGLEELRTKESDRLKAMAESLSNLGVKFSQQKNGIKIKGLNQEIYDHNSNLPFQKASINSYGDHRIAMASAIACTRSGGQSYIENTQNVATSFPNFLDVCKKVGMEITT; encoded by the coding sequence ATGCAGTTTAAAATAAATAAGGGTAAAGGTTTAACGGGCGATGTAACTTTGCCCGGAGATAAATCAATTTCTCATCGGTCTATAATGTGCGCAGCTCTTGCAGAAGGCAAAACAATAATAAATGGTTTTTTAATGGCAGAAGATTGTCTTAATACCATAGATGCATTTACCAATATGGGAGTTAAGATAGAAAAATTTGAAGACAAGGTAATTGTTCATGGAGTTGGTCTTTATGGATTAAAGAAGCCAGTTTCTGAACTTTATTTAGGTAATTCTGGAACTTCGATGAGGTTAATGAGCGGATTATTATCGGGTCAAAATTTTTCCGCAACTTTGACAGGTGATAAATCATTATCCATTAGACCTATGAGAAGAGTTGTGGATCCTCTTACTTTAATGGGAGCAAATATTCTGACAGGGGAAGAAGGCACACCGCCATTATCTATTAATCCTTCAAAAAAACTTAAAGGAATTTTATACGATCTTCCAATAGCAAGTGCTCAAGTGAAATCAAGTATCATGTTCGCTGCACTTTATTCTGATACCCCGGTCACCATAGTAGAAAAAACCCAAACTAGGAATCATACAGAATTAATGTTTAAAAAATTTGGAATCGAGGTCAATTCTCATACCTCCGGTGATGTTAACCAGATAACTGTTTTTCCACCAAAATCTTATAGAGGAGTAGAAATTAATATACCTTCAGATTTTTCTTCAGCTGCTTTTTTAATCTTAGCAGCCCTTATTACCCCTAATTCAAATTTAACTCTTAAAAATATCGGTTTAAATCCTACTAGAACAGCATTAATTGATGCTTTATTAGAAATGGGAGCTAATATAACTCAATCAAATAAAAGAAAAGAGTATGAGCCTTCTGGAGATATAACAGTCAAAACTTCAAAATTAAAAAGTATTAAACTGAATCCAAAAATTATCCCTAATCTTATTGATGAGTTGCCAGTTTTGTTTATTGCCGCTTCCTTGGCGGATGGCTTTTCTATTTTTAATGGATTAGAAGAATTAAGAACGAAAGAATCTGATCGGCTGAAAGCGATGGCTGAATCTTTGAGCAACTTAGGTGTTAAATTCTCTCAACAAAAAAATGGGATAAAAATTAAAGGTTTAAATCAAGAGATATATGATCATAATTCAAATTTACCTTTCCAGAAAGCCTCAATTAATTCATACGGAGATCACAGAATTGCAATGGCATCTGCTATAGCTTGTACAAGGTCGGGTGGTCAGTCATATATTGAGAATACACAAAATGTAGCAACTTCTTTTCCAAACTTCTTAGATGTTTGTAAAAAAGTTGGAATGGAAATTACTACATAA